One region of Termitidicoccus mucosus genomic DNA includes:
- a CDS encoding class I adenylate-forming enzyme family protein — protein MSETVLHCWRALVRAHPEATALIDGADGRTWTRAALGEAASGWLRALPAETRAALVRRRVIMAEPNGARWFHVFLGLLEAGAIPAPADARETPAALRAAAAACSAAWLWHEGALENIPLSPPPPRARRRDLCLIKLTSGSTGTPKALVFTHAQMLADGRQLAAAMDIRPADLNLAVIPLGHSYGLGNLVMPLLAQGTPALCAASPLPRALAADCERWRPTIFPAVPTLLRALAQTDIAPAALAGLRAIISAGAPLAPEIAAAFAQKFSRGIHAFYGTSETGGIAYDRTGRAALTAGNVGTPVNGVTLRWRRDGRFAVAGAAVHGRGVCSPPDRAETNARGELILLGRAGRFAKIAGRRVNLAEVENALRALPGVTDAFVAEHPSRPDALAAAVEIHGSADIPVRDAAGRNARAPEPRPATLRAALGPRLAAWKIPARILVLKDFPVTARGKTDRRRLTALLAATPR, from the coding sequence ATGAGCGAAACCGTCCTCCACTGCTGGCGCGCGCTTGTCCGCGCCCACCCCGAAGCCACCGCGCTCATCGACGGCGCCGACGGCCGCACATGGACCCGCGCGGCGCTCGGCGAGGCCGCCTCCGGCTGGCTCCGCGCCCTGCCCGCCGAAACCCGCGCGGCGCTGGTCCGCCGCCGCGTCATCATGGCCGAGCCCAACGGCGCGCGCTGGTTCCACGTTTTCCTCGGCCTGCTCGAAGCCGGGGCCATCCCCGCGCCCGCCGATGCCAGGGAAACGCCCGCCGCCCTCCGCGCCGCCGCCGCGGCCTGTTCCGCCGCCTGGCTCTGGCACGAGGGCGCGCTGGAAAACATCCCGCTTTCGCCGCCCCCGCCTCGCGCCCGCCGCCGCGATCTTTGCCTCATCAAACTCACCAGCGGCAGCACCGGCACGCCCAAGGCACTCGTCTTCACCCACGCGCAAATGCTCGCCGACGGACGCCAGCTCGCCGCCGCGATGGACATCCGTCCCGCCGATCTCAACCTCGCCGTCATCCCGCTCGGCCACTCCTACGGCCTCGGCAACCTCGTCATGCCGCTTCTCGCGCAGGGCACCCCGGCCCTCTGCGCCGCCAGTCCGCTGCCCCGCGCGCTCGCCGCCGATTGCGAACGCTGGCGGCCCACGATTTTTCCCGCCGTCCCCACCCTGCTGCGCGCGCTGGCGCAAACCGACATTGCGCCCGCGGCCCTCGCCGGCCTGCGCGCCATCATCTCCGCCGGGGCGCCGCTCGCGCCCGAAATCGCCGCCGCCTTCGCGCAAAAATTTTCGCGCGGCATCCACGCCTTCTACGGCACCAGCGAGACCGGCGGCATCGCCTACGACCGCACCGGCCGCGCCGCGCTCACCGCCGGCAATGTCGGCACGCCTGTCAACGGCGTCACGCTCCGCTGGCGGCGTGACGGGCGCTTCGCCGTCGCCGGCGCCGCCGTCCATGGACGCGGGGTCTGCTCGCCGCCCGACCGCGCCGAAACCAACGCGCGCGGCGAACTCATCCTCCTCGGCCGCGCCGGACGTTTCGCCAAGATCGCCGGCCGGCGCGTGAATCTCGCCGAGGTTGAAAACGCCCTCCGCGCGCTTCCCGGCGTGACCGACGCCTTCGTCGCCGAGCACCCATCGCGCCCCGACGCGCTCGCCGCCGCGGTCGAAATCCACGGGAGCGCGGACATTCCTGTCCGCGATGCCGCGGGCAGGAATGCCCGCGCTCCCGAGCCCCGCCCCGCCACCCTTCGCGCCGCGCTCGGCCCGCGCCTCGCCGCCTGGAAAATCCCCGCCCGAATCCTCGTGCTGAAAGATTTTCCCGTCACCGCCCGCGGCAAAACCGACCGGCGGCGGCTGACGGCACTGTTGGCTGCAACGCCACGCTAA
- a CDS encoding recombinase family protein: MREIASLIQALVLMCNSWQESENKSFWCADAWARKREVAAKLRRPITRAIPTWLSVTGVKQQAGKLDWSDAKFTVIKERAALIRDIFKKRVQGCGLQSIATWINNQDIPPWGSNRRKTHGGWNHVYISNILHSRAVLGEFQPYKLSEGRYSAPIAARGPIPNYFPRIVPDDLWLAAQYFNGKPRQHPGRPSLALSAGLAIDPDGAPMHLTHHSQMPAYLSTSFAFRHNNKTTWHWRLMHLEQCLPLIIQKINWQKVLSNPDDEPRLLELRGQLGEIAQQEQTIKARLQHAAKILLTDLGALNDEIKAQAAALTSQQALLSERHRETIHKINQLETLTKVPLEITKFNLEDFPKNNLTPEAREQFRRQLRNLLKKIILYPDGNIPGFPTNAIRTEAESHFSGVSRRRPKPGERMFGAIRLLTVSNQDLIFWVTHPAIITKNRPPIILATHGSDIFFKK, encoded by the coding sequence ATGCGCGAAATCGCCTCCCTCATCCAAGCCCTGGTCCTCATGTGCAACAGCTGGCAGGAAAGCGAAAACAAATCCTTCTGGTGCGCCGACGCCTGGGCCAGAAAACGCGAGGTCGCCGCCAAATTACGGCGCCCCATCACCCGCGCCATCCCGACTTGGTTATCCGTTACCGGCGTCAAACAACAGGCCGGCAAACTAGATTGGTCAGACGCAAAATTCACCGTTATCAAGGAACGCGCCGCCCTGATCAGGGACATCTTCAAAAAACGCGTACAAGGCTGCGGACTCCAGAGCATCGCCACTTGGATCAACAACCAAGACATCCCCCCTTGGGGTTCCAATAGACGCAAAACTCACGGAGGGTGGAACCATGTCTATATTAGCAACATTCTTCACTCCCGCGCCGTATTGGGCGAGTTCCAACCTTACAAGCTCAGCGAGGGTCGCTATTCGGCCCCAATAGCCGCGAGAGGCCCCATTCCAAATTACTTTCCCCGCATCGTCCCCGACGATCTCTGGCTCGCCGCCCAATACTTTAACGGCAAGCCAAGGCAACACCCGGGACGCCCCAGCCTTGCTTTGTCCGCCGGACTGGCCATCGACCCTGACGGGGCCCCCATGCATTTGACCCACCACTCACAAATGCCGGCATACCTTTCCACTAGCTTCGCCTTCCGCCATAATAACAAAACCACCTGGCACTGGCGACTCATGCACCTGGAACAGTGCCTGCCTTTGATCATCCAAAAAATCAACTGGCAAAAGGTGCTCTCCAACCCGGACGATGAACCACGGCTGCTCGAACTTCGCGGACAACTTGGCGAAATCGCTCAACAGGAACAAACCATCAAAGCCCGGCTGCAGCACGCCGCAAAAATCCTCCTCACTGACTTGGGGGCGCTTAACGATGAAATCAAGGCCCAAGCCGCCGCCTTGACCAGCCAGCAGGCCCTCCTGTCAGAAAGACACCGCGAAACCATTCACAAAATCAACCAACTGGAGACCCTAACCAAGGTCCCCTTGGAAATTACAAAATTCAACCTGGAGGATTTCCCAAAAAACAACCTCACCCCGGAGGCACGCGAACAATTCCGCCGCCAACTCCGCAATCTGCTCAAAAAAATTATCCTTTACCCCGACGGGAATATTCCGGGTTTCCCGACCAACGCCATCCGCACCGAAGCGGAATCCCACTTCTCCGGCGTTTCCCGTCGCCGGCCAAAACCGGGGGAACGAATGTTCGGTGCCATCCGGCTCCTCACCGTTTCCAATCAAGATCTCATTTTTTGGGTCACCCACCCTGCCATCATCACCAAAAATCGTCCGCCCATCATCCTTGCCACACATGGCTCAGACATTTTCTTTAAAAAGTAA
- a CDS encoding N-6 DNA methylase, with protein MPPYTASETAIPHEHRAQINTGILALIRGGRQPGQTKVFQGYTGKGGLHGLVFGDFAGRHDYSAAKRALEQGQFFTPDWIVRLIADFLAPEPAETVIDPACGSGAFANHFPDNFTGGDIDRDSLDVARYLYSKATFHETDLRDPRHAGVYDYVVGNPPFALRWTAPACPMGNELHAASSEDVFLWKTRELAKPGGSVCFVCPEAWLRDDIIHAKAIKFIREHFVFAAEVLLPADAFKNAGVADFATKIILLRKLIPNEKPSDARPVVIDGKNLPPLEILKQWRDATPDYRQFRAGLKNLRGQLARDILRDQASRHDTPVQERYRFLNRLQNLSKFKDYKDEAKKILTIWEGREKEEERPEGEKNDSFYFQNCKPRASRRLKKALRQANHPQAAQPVIRVIRDKHGIRAKACNTAAQRLLSKHPLDWPNSSLHDNSIADWHLRQEQKALAETIARHNTKPSKNKNREPIKFERLNCDKIIARIQHDRQSLETPLKSERNPTGLDQATEFMENFYGKLAGKGIEIRGAQIQKLARAALKPCAWLAWEMGCGKSLAALAWTAFKHARVPENKPAFALITSSALAIELHWKPYLEHLEIPFIQPDSRETWKVLQNETNNPARLLLATHHQLAKHAKLIRDLGRRGLLRTAIIDESDEFASRAAARSRAAITALRKLKHRLLLTGTPTRNHASELFNQLTLLLHGQSFFRCIAPTVIKLDKKNDCFKTESNPDFHQPYSGRGGFALFKRAHAPSRPTVMGAQKNIPDTHCEAELVAFLDQIRSRLRLSEILDHTPCTHQVVNLTLSPAEQTAYDTLQKDIRDIARKNLKTLQNAALWGDRKNALLALAHALRMLQQAVSPAPEDDPNPTSKERAIIRLIREGGNSHTAVGTIWKKNVPRLAATLRHVFPDRTVIDFDGDDSFRQRAEKLRQLNAAPSAILVSTQQSCRSSLNIPIVSEIIAEALPWNFPALNQWAMRFCRFTSKKTVRVHMLVSIGTIEERILGLLMRKQKVNKPLAGDDFVSETDLLDEYGIESSPLLELARYLAGDAYITPSLLDRPNTTSRQLAA; from the coding sequence ATGCCTCCTTACACCGCCTCTGAAACCGCGATCCCGCACGAACACCGCGCCCAAATCAACACCGGCATCCTCGCCTTGATTCGCGGAGGCAGGCAACCCGGCCAAACCAAAGTGTTTCAAGGCTACACCGGCAAAGGCGGCCTTCACGGACTCGTCTTCGGCGACTTCGCCGGCAGGCATGACTATTCCGCGGCCAAGCGCGCCTTGGAACAAGGCCAGTTCTTCACCCCGGACTGGATCGTCAGGCTCATTGCGGACTTCCTGGCGCCCGAACCTGCCGAAACCGTGATCGACCCGGCCTGCGGCTCAGGCGCCTTCGCCAATCATTTCCCTGATAATTTCACCGGCGGGGACATCGACCGCGACAGCCTCGACGTCGCCCGGTATTTATACTCCAAGGCGACATTTCATGAAACCGATCTGCGCGACCCGCGCCATGCCGGCGTATATGATTATGTGGTGGGAAACCCGCCGTTCGCACTGCGCTGGACCGCCCCGGCCTGCCCCATGGGCAACGAACTGCACGCCGCCTCCAGCGAGGACGTGTTCCTCTGGAAAACCCGCGAACTGGCCAAACCCGGCGGCTCCGTCTGCTTCGTCTGCCCGGAGGCATGGCTGAGGGACGACATCATTCACGCCAAGGCGATAAAATTCATCCGGGAACATTTTGTGTTCGCAGCCGAAGTGCTCCTGCCCGCCGACGCGTTCAAAAACGCCGGGGTCGCGGATTTCGCGACCAAAATCATCCTGCTGCGCAAACTCATCCCCAACGAAAAGCCTTCGGATGCGCGGCCCGTCGTCATTGATGGGAAAAACCTCCCGCCTCTGGAAATTCTAAAACAGTGGCGCGACGCCACCCCCGACTACCGGCAATTCCGCGCCGGACTCAAAAATCTGCGGGGGCAACTGGCCCGCGACATCCTCCGCGACCAAGCCAGCCGTCACGACACCCCCGTCCAGGAACGCTACCGGTTCCTCAACCGGCTGCAAAATTTGAGCAAATTCAAAGACTATAAAGATGAAGCCAAAAAAATCCTGACCATCTGGGAAGGCCGCGAGAAAGAAGAGGAACGGCCCGAGGGCGAAAAGAACGACTCGTTTTATTTCCAAAACTGCAAACCGCGCGCCTCGCGGCGGCTTAAAAAGGCGCTCCGGCAGGCCAACCATCCCCAGGCCGCGCAACCGGTCATCCGCGTCATCAGGGACAAACACGGCATCCGCGCCAAAGCCTGCAACACCGCCGCCCAACGCCTGCTTTCCAAACACCCGCTGGACTGGCCCAACTCTTCCCTCCACGACAATTCCATCGCCGACTGGCATCTCCGTCAGGAGCAGAAAGCCCTCGCCGAAACAATCGCCCGTCACAACACCAAGCCTTCAAAAAACAAAAACCGGGAACCCATCAAATTCGAAAGACTCAACTGCGACAAAATCATCGCCCGCATCCAGCACGATCGGCAGTCGCTGGAAACCCCGCTGAAATCCGAACGAAATCCAACCGGCCTCGACCAAGCCACGGAATTTATGGAAAATTTCTACGGAAAACTGGCGGGCAAGGGCATCGAGATACGTGGGGCGCAAATCCAGAAGCTCGCCCGCGCCGCCCTCAAGCCGTGCGCCTGGCTCGCCTGGGAAATGGGCTGCGGCAAAAGCCTCGCCGCCCTCGCATGGACGGCGTTCAAACACGCCCGGGTACCCGAAAACAAACCCGCCTTTGCTCTCATCACCAGCTCCGCCCTCGCCATCGAGCTGCACTGGAAACCCTATCTGGAACACTTGGAAATCCCGTTCATCCAGCCGGACTCGCGCGAGACTTGGAAAGTCCTCCAAAACGAAACCAACAATCCGGCCCGGCTGCTGCTCGCCACCCATCACCAGCTCGCCAAACACGCAAAACTCATCCGCGACCTGGGGCGCCGCGGCCTCCTGCGCACGGCCATCATCGACGAATCCGACGAATTCGCGTCCCGCGCCGCCGCCCGCTCCCGCGCCGCCATCACTGCCTTGCGCAAACTCAAACACCGGCTGCTCCTCACCGGCACCCCCACCCGCAACCACGCCTCCGAACTGTTCAACCAGCTCACGCTGCTGCTGCACGGCCAGTCCTTCTTCCGATGCATCGCCCCCACCGTGATCAAACTCGACAAGAAAAACGACTGTTTCAAAACCGAGTCGAATCCCGATTTCCACCAGCCCTACTCGGGCCGGGGAGGATTCGCCTTGTTCAAACGCGCCCACGCCCCGTCCCGCCCCACCGTCATGGGCGCCCAAAAAAACATCCCCGACACTCATTGCGAGGCCGAACTGGTCGCCTTCCTCGATCAAATACGCTCCCGGCTCCGCCTTTCCGAAATCCTCGACCACACGCCCTGCACCCATCAGGTCGTCAACCTCACCCTCTCCCCGGCTGAACAAACCGCCTACGATACATTGCAAAAAGACATCCGCGACATCGCGCGCAAGAATCTGAAAACCCTTCAAAATGCCGCTTTGTGGGGCGACCGCAAAAACGCGCTGCTCGCCTTGGCGCACGCCCTCCGCATGCTCCAGCAAGCCGTCTCCCCGGCCCCCGAAGATGATCCCAACCCCACGTCCAAGGAACGGGCCATCATCCGGCTCATCCGCGAGGGCGGCAATTCCCACACAGCCGTCGGCACCATCTGGAAAAAAAATGTCCCGCGCCTGGCGGCCACCCTGCGGCACGTCTTTCCCGACCGGACCGTCATCGATTTCGACGGGGACGACTCGTTCAGACAACGCGCCGAAAAACTCCGGCAGCTCAACGCCGCCCCGTCCGCCATCCTCGTCTCCACCCAGCAAAGCTGCCGCTCCTCCCTCAACATCCCCATCGTCTCCGAAATCATCGCCGAAGCGCTGCCTTGGAACTTCCCCGCCCTCAACCAATGGGCCATGCGTTTCTGCCGCTTCACCTCCAAAAAAACCGTCAGGGTCCACATGCTCGTCTCCATCGGCACCATCGAGGAACGCATTTTGGGACTGCTCATGCGCAAACAAAAGGTCAATAAACCGCTCGCAGGCGACGACTTCGTCTCAGAAACCGACCTGCTCGACGAATACGGCATCGAAAGCTCCCCGCTGCTCGAACTCGCCCGCTACCTCGCCGGCGATGCCTACATCACCCCGTCCCTCCTCGACCGGCCAAACACCACCAGTCGCCAGCTCGCGGCCTGA
- a CDS encoding DNA cytosine methyltransferase, with amino-acid sequence MKIEVIEMFPGGGTLLDALATGLKQGGAAVSVGGLIELEARYLAVSAKAHPEASTWNGSAGEWHPAELSTPRASVRLFAAGIPCTGASKAGLSKNGLSYAEEHPDVGYLFLPTIHYIRLHKPEIVVLENTDTYRGTLSARLLRDALTASGYTFDERVVNPLKEFATPSQRKRWILVASRVGRFSWIYEAKAFASTLADYLDPEGPEDDAESATPKQVAAADKYCARKKAEGAGFARTIVGPEDLSIGVVPKSYAKRQHTAVYVRTKKSYRMLRPREIARLHGFKRDLFAGLPKTTQYELYGQGVVAPPFICLGECIARFLNGELAGVPAGQLELFAG; translated from the coding sequence ATGAAAATCGAAGTCATCGAAATGTTTCCGGGCGGCGGCACTCTTCTTGATGCTCTAGCCACGGGGCTGAAGCAGGGAGGAGCGGCAGTCTCTGTTGGTGGCTTGATCGAGCTTGAAGCCCGCTACCTCGCGGTTTCTGCGAAGGCGCACCCCGAGGCTTCAACATGGAACGGTTCGGCTGGCGAATGGCATCCAGCGGAGCTTTCCACACCGCGCGCATCCGTTCGTCTTTTCGCCGCCGGCATCCCCTGCACCGGTGCCAGCAAGGCCGGCTTGAGCAAGAACGGCCTTTCGTACGCCGAGGAGCATCCCGACGTGGGCTACCTTTTCCTGCCGACGATCCACTACATCCGGCTGCACAAGCCGGAGATCGTCGTTTTGGAGAATACCGACACCTACCGGGGCACGCTCTCGGCGCGACTATTGCGCGACGCCCTCACCGCCTCCGGCTACACGTTCGACGAGCGCGTCGTGAATCCATTGAAGGAATTCGCCACGCCCAGCCAGCGCAAGCGGTGGATTCTCGTGGCCTCGCGTGTCGGGCGGTTCTCATGGATTTACGAGGCGAAGGCGTTCGCCAGCACGTTGGCCGACTACCTTGATCCGGAAGGGCCAGAAGACGACGCCGAGAGTGCCACGCCCAAGCAGGTTGCGGCTGCGGACAAGTATTGCGCCCGCAAAAAGGCCGAGGGCGCTGGCTTCGCGCGCACGATCGTCGGGCCAGAAGACTTGAGCATCGGGGTTGTGCCGAAATCGTATGCCAAACGCCAGCACACGGCAGTCTACGTTCGGACAAAAAAGAGCTACCGGATGCTGCGCCCCCGCGAGATCGCGCGCCTCCACGGGTTCAAACGCGATCTGTTCGCCGGTCTGCCCAAAACAACCCAATATGAACTCTACGGGCAGGGCGTCGTCGCCCCGCCCTTCATCTGTCTTGGCGAGTGCATCGCCCGGTTCCTGAACGGCGAGTTGGCCGGCGTTCCCGCCGGCCAACTCGAATTGTTCGCGGGGTGA
- the dnaN gene encoding DNA polymerase III subunit beta: MKFKINRDHFSNGLAQVLNVVGPKTTMPVLGNVLIEADKDSISLTTTNLDLGIRCKVKAEVKEPGAVTLPVKRLATIVKELPSTDVTLDASPTHQIKLTSGGSTFRIMGIGREEFPRLPEFGGEKSFTLGQGEFISMLKSVAYAQSTDETRFILNGVYFSFNDGKFSLVATDGRRLALMSKEMEVPAESAGNIILPAKTVGELLRMLDKGEKLKVAFDDRRAAFQINVDKDNTGFVDSVYLYSKIVEGNYPNYNQVIPKETHQRIKLERELFAQCVHRAALVCSEKSNSVKIKLSSNLLEITAQSPDFGEAHESMAIAYSGPELQVGFNPQFLLDPLRALSKDEIFFEVKDAVSPGVFKTLESFICVVMPVRIT, from the coding sequence ATGAAATTCAAAATCAATCGCGATCACTTCAGCAACGGGCTTGCCCAAGTCCTCAACGTCGTCGGCCCCAAAACCACCATGCCCGTCTTGGGCAATGTGCTGATCGAGGCCGACAAGGACTCCATTTCCCTCACCACCACGAACCTCGATCTCGGGATCCGGTGCAAGGTGAAGGCCGAGGTGAAGGAACCCGGCGCGGTCACGCTGCCGGTCAAACGCCTCGCCACCATCGTCAAGGAACTGCCCAGCACCGATGTGACCCTCGACGCATCGCCCACACACCAGATCAAGCTCACCTCCGGCGGCTCCACTTTCCGCATCATGGGCATCGGCCGCGAGGAGTTTCCTCGGTTGCCGGAATTCGGCGGTGAGAAATCCTTCACGCTCGGGCAAGGCGAGTTCATCTCGATGCTCAAGAGCGTCGCCTACGCGCAGTCCACCGACGAGACCCGCTTCATCCTCAACGGCGTGTATTTCAGTTTCAATGACGGCAAATTCTCGCTTGTCGCCACCGACGGCCGCCGCCTCGCGCTCATGAGCAAGGAAATGGAAGTCCCCGCCGAGAGCGCCGGAAACATCATCCTCCCCGCCAAGACTGTGGGTGAGCTGCTGCGCATGCTCGACAAGGGCGAGAAACTCAAGGTCGCCTTCGACGACCGCCGCGCCGCCTTCCAGATCAACGTGGACAAGGACAACACCGGTTTCGTGGACAGCGTTTACCTCTATTCGAAAATCGTCGAAGGCAACTACCCGAATTACAATCAGGTCATCCCGAAGGAAACGCACCAGCGCATCAAGCTCGAGCGCGAGCTTTTCGCCCAGTGCGTGCACCGCGCCGCGCTCGTGTGCAGCGAGAAATCCAACTCGGTCAAAATCAAGCTTTCCAGCAACCTGCTCGAAATCACCGCGCAGAGTCCCGATTTCGGCGAGGCGCACGAATCGATGGCCATCGCCTACAGTGGTCCGGAGCTTCAAGTCGGTTTTAACCCGCAATTTCTCCTCGATCCGCTGCGCGCGCTTTCGAAGGACGAGATCTTTTTCGAGGTGAAGGATGCGGTGAGCCCTGGCGTGTTCAAGACGCTGGAAAGCTTCATCTGCGTCGTGATGCCGGTAAGGATCACATGA
- a CDS encoding sulfite exporter TauE/SafE family protein, which produces MTLDAWQWAVAVFAAVLVGVSKTGFIGMGILFVALFANVFPSAKAASGVVLPLLILADVVAVVLYRRHMQWRFFWKLFPWAAAGVVAGFFAMDRIDDTQARVMTGGIVVALTALHVWRRRQAARAEREGREPAPPPAWFGPMLGVLAGFTTLVANAAGPLATIYFLTMRLPKMAFVGTNAVFFMVLNWFKVSFTIYGTLSIGASAAPEPPCILKKVPKPILIFDSPPRSNVWGRPCAAKSPLRTTTPAMS; this is translated from the coding sequence ATGACCCTCGATGCGTGGCAATGGGCGGTCGCGGTTTTCGCGGCGGTGCTGGTCGGCGTCTCCAAGACCGGGTTCATCGGCATGGGGATTCTATTCGTGGCGTTGTTCGCGAATGTGTTTCCCAGCGCGAAAGCCGCTTCCGGCGTGGTGCTGCCGTTGTTGATCCTCGCGGACGTGGTGGCGGTCGTGCTTTACCGGCGGCACATGCAGTGGCGTTTTTTCTGGAAACTCTTCCCCTGGGCGGCGGCGGGCGTGGTGGCGGGATTTTTTGCCATGGACCGGATCGACGATACCCAGGCGCGCGTGATGACCGGCGGCATCGTGGTCGCGCTCACCGCGCTGCATGTGTGGCGGCGCCGCCAGGCCGCGCGCGCGGAGCGGGAAGGCCGCGAGCCCGCACCGCCGCCGGCATGGTTCGGGCCGATGCTTGGCGTGCTGGCCGGCTTCACCACCCTGGTCGCCAATGCCGCCGGACCGCTGGCGACGATTTATTTTCTGACCATGCGGCTGCCAAAGATGGCGTTTGTCGGCACCAACGCGGTGTTTTTCATGGTGCTGAACTGGTTCAAGGTGTCATTTACTATTTATGGCACTCTTTCCATAGGGGCTTCAGCGGCACCTGAACCACCATGCATCCTGAAAAAAGTCCCAAAGCCTATTCTTATCTTCGATTCTCCACCCCGGAGCAACGTCTGGGGGCGTCCATGCGCCGCCAAATCACCGCTGCGGACGACTACGCCCGCGATGTCCTGA
- a CDS encoding recombinase family protein: MREIASLIQALVLMCNSWQESENKSFWCADAWAKKREAAAKLRRPITRAIPTWLSVTGVKQQAGRLDWSDAKFTVIEERAALIRDIYKKRAQGCGIHSITSWLNKQNIPSWNTNKQNNSNRWNHIYICKILHTRTVLGEFQPCKLNTGRYSTPIAAGDPIPNYFPRIVPDDLWLAAQYFNGKPKQHPGRPSLALSAGLAIDPDGAPMYLGHHSKNQRYLATSFSFRHENKTIWRWQLAHLEQCLLLIVQKINWQKALSNPDDEPQLLKLRGQLGEIAQQEQTIKTRLQHAAKILLTDLGALNDEIKTQAVALTSQQALLSEKHRETIHKINQLEVSTKPPLEITKFSLEDFQKNNLTPEVREQFRRQLRNLLKKITLYPDGNIPGFPTNAIRIKAASHASGTSGRLPKPEERIFGAIRLLTVSNQDLIFWVTYPAIITKNQVPVILATYGEDSFLKK; the protein is encoded by the coding sequence ATGCGAGAAATCGCCTCCCTCATCCAAGCCCTGGTCCTCATGTGCAACAGCTGGCAGGAAAGCGAAAACAAATCCTTCTGGTGTGCCGACGCCTGGGCCAAAAAACGCGAGGCTGCCGCCAAATTACGGCGCCCCATCACCCGCGCCATCCCGACTTGGTTATCCGTTACCGGCGTCAAACAACAGGCTGGCAGACTAGATTGGTCAGACGCAAAATTCACCGTTATTGAGGAACGCGCCGCCCTGATCAGAGACATTTACAAAAAACGCGCGCAAGGCTGCGGTATTCATAGCATCACCTCTTGGCTCAACAAACAAAACATCCCTTCTTGGAACACCAATAAACAGAACAATTCCAATCGCTGGAATCATATCTATATCTGCAAAATCCTCCACACCCGCACTGTGCTGGGCGAATTCCAGCCCTGCAAACTCAACACGGGGCGCTACTCGACCCCAATAGCCGCGGGAGACCCCATCCCAAATTATTTTCCCCGCATCGTCCCCGACGATCTCTGGCTCGCCGCCCAATACTTTAACGGCAAGCCAAAACAACACCCGGGGCGCCCCAGCCTTGCTTTGTCCGCCGGACTGGCCATCGACCCTGATGGCGCACCCATGTATTTGGGCCATCATTCAAAAAATCAGAGATACCTCGCCACCAGTTTCTCTTTCCGCCATGAAAACAAAACTATTTGGCGCTGGCAACTCGCGCATTTGGAACAATGCCTGCTTTTGATCGTCCAGAAAATCAACTGGCAAAAAGCGCTTTCCAATCCGGACGACGAACCACAGTTACTCAAACTTCGCGGACAACTCGGGGAAATCGCCCAACAGGAGCAAACCATCAAAACCCGGCTGCAGCACGCCGCAAAAATCCTCCTCACTGACTTGGGGGCGCTTAACGACGAAATCAAAACCCAAGCCGTCGCCTTGACCAGCCAGCAGGCCCTCCTGTCCGAAAAGCATCGCGAAACCATCCACAAAATCAACCAACTGGAAGTCTCAACCAAACCCCCTTTGGAAATCACAAAATTCAGTTTGGAAGATTTCCAAAAAAACAACCTCACCCCGGAGGTTCGCGAACAATTCCGCCGCCAACTCCGCAATTTGCTCAAAAAAATTACCCTTTACCCCGACGGAAACATCCCAGGCTTCCCGACCAACGCCATCCGCATCAAAGCGGCATCCCACGCTTCCGGCACTTCCGGTCGTCTCCCAAAACCAGAGGAACGAATCTTCGGCGCCATCCGACTCCTCACCGTTTCCAACCAAGATCTCATTTTTTGGGTCACATACCCTGCCATCATCACCAAAAACCAAGTGCCCGTCATCCTCGCCACATATGGCGAAGACTCATTCTTAAAAAAATAG